In a single window of the Salvelinus namaycush isolate Seneca chromosome 6, SaNama_1.0, whole genome shotgun sequence genome:
- the LOC120049201 gene encoding pepsin A-like, with protein MMKWAIVLCALVALSECNTKISLIKGKTARETLMEKGIWEETRLKFPYNPMAKFYQTGDEVMTNDADLSYYGVITIGTPPQSFNVIFDTGSSNLWVPSVDCSSQACQNHNEFNPSQSSTFSWANQPVSIQYGTGSMTGQLAYDTVSVGGITVTQQIFGASQTEAPFMANMVADGILGLAFPNLAASGATPVFDNMMTQGLVSQNLFSVYLSGNSAEGSVVSFGDIESNYYTGQITWIPLSSETYWQINMDSVTINGNVVACNGGCQAIIDTGTSLIAGPTTDISNMNSWVGATTDQYGDASVNCNNIPNMPDVTFNLNGNAFTISASAYTSQNSNGCMTGFGNGGTQQLWILGDVFIRQYYAIFDRQNNNVGLAQIA; from the exons ATGATGAAGTGGGCTATCGTCCTGTGTGCCCTAGTGGCCCTCTCCGAGTGTAATACCAA GATCTCTCTGATCAAGGGGAAGACTGCCAGAGAGACCCTGATGGAGAAGGGTATATGGGAGGAGACCAGGCTGAAGTTCCCCTACAACCCTATGGCGAAGTTCTACCAGACTGGTGATGAGGTTATGACCAACGATGCTGAT TTGTCCTACTACGGAGTAATAACCATTGGAACCCCTCCCCAGTCCTTCAACGTCATCTTTGACACTGGCTCCTCCAACCTGTGGGTTCCCTCTGTCGACTGCTCCAGCCAGGCCTGCC AGAACCATAACGAGTTCAACCCCTCTCAGTCCAGCACCTTCTCGTGGGCCAACCAGCCTGTTTCTATTCAGTACggaactggcagcatgactgGACAGCTGGCATACGACACTGTTTCG GTGGGAGGTATCACTGTGACTCAGCAGATCTTTGGTGccagtcagaccgaggctccctTCATGGCCAACATGGTTGCCGACGGTATCCTGGGCCTGGCTTTCCCCAACCTGGCGGCCTCTGGGGCCACACCCGTCTTTGACAACATGATGACCCAGGGCCTCGTTTCCCAGAACCTCTTCTCTGTCTACCTGAGCGG AAACTCAGCAGAGGGTAGCGTGGTGTCTTTCGGAGACATCGAGTCTAACTACTACACCGGACAGATCACCTGGATCCCCCTGTCCTCCGAGACCTACTGGCAGATCAACATGGACAG CGTTACCATCAACGGTAACGTAGTAGCTTGCAATGGTGGGTGTCAGGCTATCATAGATACCGGCACCTCCCTGATCGCTGGGCCAACCACTGACATCAGCAACATGAACAGCTGGGTCGGAGCCACCACTGACCAGTATGGAGAC GCCTCAGTGAACTGCAACAACATCCCCAACATGCCCGATGTGACCTTCAACCTCAACGGAAACGCCTTCACCATCTCTGCCTCCGCCTACACCTCCCAG aacTCCAATGGCTGCATGACTGGTTTTGGTAACGGTGGAACTCAGCAGCTCTGGATCCTTGGAGATGTCTTCATCAGGCAGTACTATGCCATCTTTGACAGGCAGAACAACAATGTCGGTCTGGCCCAGATCGCATAA